The sequence below is a genomic window from Bradyrhizobium septentrionale.
GATAACGCTGTGGTCGAGGACATGAACCTGAAGGTGGCGACCAAGCGCGCGCCGACCGACGCCGAGCTGCGCGATCTCAAATTCGCCTTCCGTGTCGCCAAGCACGTCAAGTCGAACACCATCATCTATGCCAAGGACCTCGCCACCGTCGGCATCGGCGCCGGCCAGATGAGCCGGGTCGATTCCGCGCGCATCGCCGCGCGCAAGGCGCTGGATGCGGCGGCCGAGCTGAAGCTTGCCGAGCCGCTGACCAAGGGGTCGGTGGTCGCCTCCGACGCGTTCTTCCCGTTCGCCGACGGCATGCTGGCCTGCATCGAGGCCGGCGCCACCGCGGTGATCCAGCCCGGCGGCTCGATGCGCGACGACGAGGTGATCAAGGCCGCCGACGAGCACGGCATCGCCATGGTGTTCACCGGCGTGCGGCACTTCCGGCATTGACGCAGCATCGTCATTGCCGGGCTTGACCCGGCAATCCATCTCCTGAAGAAAATTTCGCGAAGGACGATGGATGCCCGGGTCAAGCCCGGGCATGACGAAGCAACCTACTCCCGCACCCTTGCCAGCAACACCAACCCCACCACGAAAAACCCCACCAGCACCGCCATGCCGGCCTTCTGGCTCGCGGTCGCCGCGGTGATCGCGCCGATCAGCAGCGGGCCGATGAACGACGTCACCTTTCCGGTGAGCGCGAACAAGCCAAAATACTGCGCGATGCGATCCTGCGGCGCGAGGCGGATCAGAAGCGAGCGCGAGGCCGCCTGCAGCGGCGCGCCGGCGGCGCCGATCAGGCAGCCCAGCACGATATAGGCGCGCTCGGCAGCGCCCGCGAACAGCGGGCCGCCGGGCACCGGTGGCGCGACTGGAATGAACAGGATGGAATCCTTGTTCACGGTCAGAATCACGACGATCGCAAACAGCAGGATCACAAGACTGCAGGTAATCACGCGCTTCGGCCCGAACGCATCGTCGAGCTTGCCGCCGAGCCAGCTGCCGAACGTGCCGGCCACCGCCAGAATGATGCCGAAGGTGCCGATCCGGATCGTGTCCCAGCCGAACGTGCCGGCGGCATAGATGCCGCCGAAAGCGAACAGCGAGACCAGCCCGTCGGTGTAGATCATGTTTGCCAGCAGGAACCGCGCCATCGATTTCCGCTTCGGCAGACCCGCCAATGATTCCCTGAGCCCGCGCAGGCCTTCGCCGACCGCCTCGCGCAACGGGCGTTTCGCCGGGTAGTCCGGCGTGAACAGGAACATCGGCGTCACGAAGATGATGAACCACAGCCCGGTCAGCGGCCCGGTGATGCGATCGCCCTCGTGCATGACGGGATCGAGACCGAACAGCGGCGTGAAGCCGAACAGCGTACGGCCGGTCTCGGCGTTGGCGGCGAGGAAGCCGAGCACCAGCACGAGGCTCAGGATGCCGCCGATATAGCCGGTGGCCCAGCCGGTGCCGGACAGCCGCCCGATCCTGTCGGGCGGCACCAGCGTCGGCATCATCGCATTGTTGAACACGGTCGCGAACTCGACGCCGACGCTCGCGATCGCATAGGCCAGCAGCAGCGCGGGGATGATGTCGGGATTGCCGGGCTTGCCGATCCACATCGCGCTCGCGCCGATCACCAGCAGCACGCCGAAGCCCGCGATCCACGGCTTGCGTCGGCCGCTGGCGTCGGCGATCGCACCTAGCACCGGCGACAGCAGCGCGATCGCAAGTCCTGCGGCTGCCGTGGCAAAGCCCCACAGCGCCTGCCCGCTCGCGGGATCGGGCGCGACGAAGCTCGCGAAGTATGGCGCGAACACGAAGGTCGTGATCAGCGTGAAATAGGGCTGCGCGGCCCAGTCGAAGAAGATCCAGCTGACGACGGCGGCGCGGCCAGGATAGACCTTGGTGGTGGCCTTCGCATCATCAGTAGCCGTCTGCATTGTTGCCGTCATCGCGAAACATATTCCTCAAGTCGAACCGCAGGCAGGCTTTTGCCGCTTCAATCCGTTCCCATATAGCATGAGCCGGTTTGCTGATACCGCGATGAACAGGGCAGGACATTTCGATGGCGCTGACGGCAACGATGTCGCGACGGCTGTTTGCCGTTCTCCTGGTGATTGGCATCGCGATGCCGGCCCTCGGCCAGGTGCAGCGTCGCGCCTACGAGCCTTCGGCCACCGATGCGATTCAAAGCATTCGCACCGAACACGGCATGGTGGTGGCGCAGGAGAAGCTTGCGGCGCGGGTCGGCGCCGACATTCTGCGGCAGGGCGGCAATGCCGTCGACGCTGCGGTCGCCACCGGCTTTGCGATGGCGGTGACCTATCCGCGCGCCGGCAATATCGGCGGCGGCGGCTTCATGGTGATCCATCTCGCCGGGCGCAATGAAGAAGTCGCGATCGACTATCGCGAGACCGCGCCGCAGGCCGCAACCCGCGACATGTTCCTGAACGCTGAGGGCAAGCCCGATCCGGACAAGTCGCGCAACTCCGCGCTTGCGATCGGCGTGCCCGGCACGGTCGCAGGCCTCGCGCTGGCGCTGGACAAATACGGCTCCGGCAAGTTCACGCTGGCGCAGATCGTCAAGCCCGCGATCGATCTGGCCCGCGACGGCTTCATCGTCACCGACGACACGTCGGACACGCTGTCGGACATGTATCGCCGCATGTCGCGCTGGCCGAACTCGGCGAAGACATTCTCGCACGCCGACGGGACGCCGCTGCGTGAGGGCGACCGCCTGATCCAGGGCGATCTCGCGACGACGCTGACCGCAATTGCCGAACAGGGGCCGCGCGGCTTCTACGAGGGCGCGGTCGCCGAGAAGCTTGTCGCAGGGATCAGGAATGCCGGCGGCATCTTCAGCCTCGGGGATCTGAAATCCTATCAGCCGGTGATCCGCACGCCGATCCGCGGCAGCTATCGCGGCTACGACGTCGTCTCGATGCCGCAGCCGTCCTCCGGCGGCGTCGTGCTGCTCGAAATCCTCAACATCCTCGAGGGCTTTCCGATGTCCGACATGAAGCAGGGCTCCGCCGCCTCGCTGCATGTGATGATCGAGGCGATGAAGCGCGCCTATGCCGACCGCGCCCGCTATCTCGGCGATCCCGCCTTCGTCGATGCGCCGACGCAGTTGCTGACCGACAAGGCCTATGCCGCCAGGCAACGCGCGACCATCGAACTCGCCCATGCCACGCCCTGGACCGGTGTGCGCAACGCGAAACAGCCGCATGAGGGCGACAACACCACGCATTATTCCGTCGTCGATGCCGGCGGCAACGCCGTCAGCAACACCTACACGCTGAACTTCCCCTATGGGGTCGGCCTCGTCGCCGACGGCACCGGCGTGCTG
It includes:
- a CDS encoding MFS transporter, producing the protein MQTATDDAKATTKVYPGRAAVVSWIFFDWAAQPYFTLITTFVFAPYFASFVAPDPASGQALWGFATAAAGLAIALLSPVLGAIADASGRRKPWIAGFGVLLVIGASAMWIGKPGNPDIIPALLLAYAIASVGVEFATVFNNAMMPTLVPPDRIGRLSGTGWATGYIGGILSLVLVLGFLAANAETGRTLFGFTPLFGLDPVMHEGDRITGPLTGLWFIIFVTPMFLFTPDYPAKRPLREAVGEGLRGLRESLAGLPKRKSMARFLLANMIYTDGLVSLFAFGGIYAAGTFGWDTIRIGTFGIILAVAGTFGSWLGGKLDDAFGPKRVITCSLVILLFAIVVILTVNKDSILFIPVAPPVPGGPLFAGAAERAYIVLGCLIGAAGAPLQAASRSLLIRLAPQDRIAQYFGLFALTGKVTSFIGPLLIGAITAATASQKAGMAVLVGFFVVGLVLLARVRE
- the ggt gene encoding gamma-glutamyltransferase produces the protein MALTATMSRRLFAVLLVIGIAMPALGQVQRRAYEPSATDAIQSIRTEHGMVVAQEKLAARVGADILRQGGNAVDAAVATGFAMAVTYPRAGNIGGGGFMVIHLAGRNEEVAIDYRETAPQAATRDMFLNAEGKPDPDKSRNSALAIGVPGTVAGLALALDKYGSGKFTLAQIVKPAIDLARDGFIVTDDTSDTLSDMYRRMSRWPNSAKTFSHADGTPLREGDRLIQGDLATTLTAIAEQGPRGFYEGAVAEKLVAGIRNAGGIFSLGDLKSYQPVIRTPIRGSYRGYDVVSMPQPSSGGVVLLEILNILEGFPMSDMKQGSAASLHVMIEAMKRAYADRARYLGDPAFVDAPTQLLTDKAYAARQRATIELAHATPWTGVRNAKQPHEGDNTTHYSVVDAGGNAVSNTYTLNFPYGVGLVADGTGVLLNNELDDFTAAPGASNAFGLVGFEANLPGPGKRPLSSMAPTIVLKDGKPMLVTGSPGGSRIISAVTQIIVDVIDYKMDIAAAVAAPRMHHQWLPDEVRIEKGFPDEVLAELKAKGHKPVEPLGYSSANSIMVTTNGLLGAPDPRTRGSEAAGH